The genomic stretch TTCTCCACGTCGATGCCGGGGTCGTGGAGCCGGGCGCCCACCTCGCCGGCGAACTGGAAGGCGCGCCCGATCCCGACGGCGCCCATGGCGTCGAGCTTGTCGGCGTCGTGGACCACCCGGGCCTCGAGGGTGGCGGGCTTGATGTGCCCCCGGTAACGGTGGGAAGCCACGCAGTGCGCCACCTGGTCGATGAAGCCCGGGGCGGCGCCGATCCTGTGCAGGACCTGCCGGGCCAGCTCGGCCCCCGCCTTGGCGTGGCAGACCTTGCCCCCGCTCGCGTCCTCCCGGCTGCGCCCGATATCGTGGAGGAGGGCCCCCGCGGTCACCAGGACCGGGTCGGCGTCCTCGGCCCCGGCGATTCGTCGGGCGAGGGCCAGGACCCGCCGCGTGTGATCCCAGCCGTGGCAACCGCGGCCGTTCTCGAAGAACGTCCGCGCCTCGCGCTCGATGGCGTCCAGAAGGCCCGTCATCACCCGCCCCCCATCAGGTGGATGGCCTCCACCCGGTCGCCGTCGTGGATCCGCGCGGAGTCCCACGCGTCCTTGCGGACGACCTGCCCGTTGACCTTCACCACGATCATGGGGAACCGGAATTTCATGGCCGCGAGGAACTCGCGCACGCTGAGGTCCCCGCCGTCCAGGGTGACGTCCTTGCCGTTCACGGTGATGTTCATGGTGCGCGCTCCCCCGAAAAAGGAACGGGCTGGATCACTCCAGCCCATATGATTGGCGTCCCCAAGGGGATTCGAACCCCTGTTGCCGGCGTGAAAGGCCAGTGTCCTAGACCCCTAGACGATGGGGACGCGGCGTATCCGTTCCGCACAGCGCTCCGGCTCCCCGGGCGAAGGGAACCCCTCGGCTCCGAAGCAGGCGATTTTTACCAGAGGCCCCTCCCCTTGTCAAGGAAAAAGTCGTTGCGTCTCCAACCATCCTGGTGCATCATTAGTATTTTAACGGGGGATCGCCGGGTCCGCCGCATTCCAGTTCG from Acidobacteriota bacterium encodes the following:
- a CDS encoding HD domain-containing protein gives rise to the protein MTGLLDAIEREARTFFENGRGCHGWDHTRRVLALARRIAGAEDADPVLVTAGALLHDIGRSREDASGGKVCHAKAGAELARQVLHRIGAAPGFIDQVAHCVASHRYRGHIKPATLEARVVHDADKLDAMGAVGIGRAFQFAGEVGARLHDPGIDVEKTASYTVEDTAYREFLVKLSRLRERMLTDAGRRLAEERHTFMEAFFDRLNREVLGEC
- the thiS gene encoding sulfur carrier protein ThiS; the encoded protein is MNITVNGKDVTLDGGDLSVREFLAAMKFRFPMIVVKVNGQVVRKDAWDSARIHDGDRVEAIHLMGGG